The Dreissena polymorpha isolate Duluth1 chromosome 10, UMN_Dpol_1.0, whole genome shotgun sequence genome includes a region encoding these proteins:
- the LOC127847265 gene encoding fibroleukin-like: MYFKYKMFLYIVYLVLLPTVFSQMSSETSTSRISERLDRIEENEEDLRAALRNLRKDLKKEIDFLIEDISTLSTRLTGSSGQVVSHNEEQVSKTQHASCDCGVIVSQYENLMMAFKREKSANILLRREFHEMRKQHDFEIGNVSEKFINMDSRLNNAEKTLRLEIDTIKNEKMAQLRSEINTIKDETNAEFQEMKKQQDFEIGNTSEKCNKVETRLIITEKTLRSDIDNIKKETMAINHRYAACQTYINNTLSNFTDVIIHLNELLMNCSLNTLQEISRITSDTAKLKTSNEILKNITDNLIRHPILIPSKSCDSVVKSGEYTIYPDAFPHGVNVYCNLDSTNKGWIVVQRRNDGSVDFNRTWADYKSGFGDISGELWLGNDHIYQLTKNKPRQLRIEMEMFNGTKRYALYSEFNISSESEKYKLHLAGYTGDAGDCILMDCFGHGYGLHNGRPFSTFDRDNDRYSGCCACRYGGGWWFDDCFSAHLNGSS; encoded by the exons atgtattttaaatacaaaatgtttttgtacattgtatatttaGTTTTACTTCCAACTGTTTTTTCACAAATGTCAAGTGAAACATCAACATCTAGAATTAGTGAAAGATTGGATAGAATTGAAGAAAATGAAGAAGACTTAAGAGCTGCATTGCGTAATTTACGAAAGGATCTGAAAAAAGAAATCGATTTTTTAATAGAGGACATATCTACGCTTTCTACCAGGCTTACGGGATCTTCAGGACAGGTGGTAAGCCATAACGAAGAACAAGTTTCTAAAACACAACATGCGTCGTGTGATTGTGGAGTTATTGTGAGTCAATATGAAAATTTAATGATGGCATTTAAGAGAGAAAAATCCGCAAATATATTGCTTCGAAGGGAATTTCACGAAATGAGAAAACAACATGATTTTGAAATCGGAAATGTCAGCGAAAAGTTTATTAACATGGATTCTAGATTAAACAATGCGGAAAAGACATTACGTTTAGAAATTGACaccattaaaaatgaaaaaatggcgCAATTACGTTcagaaataaacacaattaaagacGAAACGAATGCAGAATTTcaagaaatgaaaaaacaacaggaTTTTGAAATTGGAAATACCAGCGAAAAATGTAACAAAGTAGAAACAAGATTAATTATTACGGAAAAGACATTACGTTCAGATATTGACAACATAAAAAAAGAAACCATGGCGATTAACCATAGATATGCTGCGTgtcaaacatatataaataacacGCTTTCTAACTTCACCGACGTGATCATTCATTTAAATGAGTTATTGATGAACTGTTCATTGAATACATTACAGGAAATATCTCGGATAACATCAGATACTGCCAAACTTAAAACGTCGAATGAAATCTTGAAAAAcataacagataatttaattcGGCATCCAATTCTCATCCCTTCTAAATCCTGTGACAGTGTAGTTAAGAGTGGCGAATATACAATATATCCCGATGCGTTTCCACATGGCGTGAACGTTTATTGTAATTTGGACTCCACGAACAAAGGGTGGATAGTTGTACAGAGGAGAAACGACGGTTCAGTAGATTTTAATCGCACTTGGGCAGATTACAAGTCTGGCTTCGGTGACATAAGTGGTGAACTCTGGCTGGGTAATGACCATATCTACCAGCTGACTAAGAACAAACCGAGACAGTTGAGGATTGAGATGGAGATGTTCAATGGAACAAAGCGATATGCGCTGTATTCTGAGTTCAATATATCATCAGAGTCTGAGAAGTATAAGCTCCATCTGGCTGGATACACTGGGGACGCAGGAGACTGTATATTAATGGATTGTTTTGGACATGGTTATGGTCTTCACAACGGTCGGCCGTTTTCAACTTTCGATAGAGATAATGACCGATACAGTGGTTGTTGTGCATGCCGCTATGGGGGAGGTTGGTGGTTTGATGACTGTTTCAGCGCACATCTTAACG GCAGCAGCTGA